Within Streptomyces sp. SS1-1, the genomic segment GACGGCGAGGTCACCGCGCTGCCCCCCATGGACGACGCGGAGCGCAAACGCGTCCTCGCCCTGTACAAGCGGCCCAGACCGCTGGAGGACACCGAGGTACGGGTGAGCTTCGTCCCCGAGGACCGCACCTGGGCCGACTGGATCGAGTTCACCCTCAAGTCCGTGGGCTTCCGTGTGCAGTTGCTGCCGCAGGGCACCCCGGCCGCGGCGGAGCGGGCCGGGACCGGCCGGGCGGCGGGACCGTCCACGCGGAGCCTCGCCGTCCTGTCCCACGCCTACCGCAAGTTCATGGCCGCACGGGGCGGGCGGGACATGGCCGACAGCCTCGAACAGGCCGAGAACCCGCGCGGCCCGGTCGCCGTCCGGGTGGACGACGTACGGCTGAGCGCCCCGTTCTCCGATCGCACGGCCGCCGACCTCACCCGGTGCGGCGCCGACGAGGACGCCGCCCGGCAGGTTCTGCTGAACGCCGTGGAGGCCCCGACACAGCCGCTGTTCAGCCCGGTCACGGCGAGCGACGGCGGTCCGCGCTTTCCCGGGGCCGAGCCCGCCGTGCAGTCCCTGCCGATCCGCAACCCGTCCTTCACCGGGCGCGAGCGTCTGCTGGAGCACTTGCGCGACCGGCTGCGGGCCGGCAACGGCACCGTGCTGCTGCGCGGCATGGGCGGCGTCGGCAAGACGATGCTCGCCCTGGAGTTCGCCCACCGTTACAAGGGCGACTACGACGTCGTCTGGCACATCCAGGCGGACCAGCGGAACCTCGCCGTCGAGCAGTACGCCCAGCTGGCCGGCCCGCTCGGCGTCGGCGAGCGCAAGAACCCGACGGCCACGGCGACCGTCGTCAAGGAGGCGCTCGGCCTGGGCCGGCCCTACAGCCGCTGGCTGCTGATCCTCGACAACGTCGAGCATGTGAGCGACCTGTCCGACCTGCTGGTGAGCGGCAAGTCCGGTCACATCCTGGTCACCAGCCAGCGGGCCGAGGGCTGGGAGCGGTACGCCGAGATCACCGACGTCGGCGTGTTCGAACGCGAGGAGAGCGTGGCGCACCTCAAGCGCAGGCTCACCGAGTGCAGCACCGAGGAGGCCGACGAAGTGGCGGCGGCCCTCGGCGACCTGCCGCTCGCGGTGGAGCACGCGGCCGCCGTGCTCAGGGAGACGGGTCTGCAGACCCAGGAGTACGTCAAGCTCCTGGAACGCCAGCCGGCGGTCGACGCGCAGGGCCCGAGCCCCGAGGACCGGCTGCTCGACGTCTCCAAGACGTGGCGCGTGGCGATCGAGCAGCTCTACGAGAGCTTCCCGCCGGCCGTGCAACTCCTGAAGCTGGCGGCTTGGTTCAGCCCCGGGCCCATCTCCCTCGATCTCCTGCAGAGCACCCAGATCGCCCAGGCCCTGTCGGGCCGGGCATCTGAAGGCTTCCGGCCGCGCCCCTTGGACGGCACGGAGATGATCGCGCGGGCCTTCCAGGAGCTGAGCCGCCTCTCGCTGGCCACGGTGGACCGCAAGTCCCGCAGTCTCCAGGTGCACCGGCTGGTGCAGATGTCGGTGCGTTCCAACATGACGGAGGAGGAGCAGGAGACCATGCGGGACGCCGTGTTCCGCACGCTGGTGGCCGCCCGCCCCGAACAGGACGACCCCGAGGACCACAACACCTGGGAGCGCTACCGCATCATCTGGCCGCACCTCGGAACCAAGTGGGCCCTGACGACACCGGACTACGGCATCCGCAAGCTGATCGTCGACCGCGTGCGCCAGCTGCGCCGCCGCGGCGAGCTCAAGCAGGCCTACGAACTCAGCACGCGGGTCCACGAGGGATGGGTGGAGCACAGCGGCGAAGAGGATCGATGGGTGCTGCACATGGGCTTCCAGATCGGCAACGTCCTCCGCGCACAGGGCCGTTATCAGGAAGCCCTGGACATGGACATGGACGTCCTGCGCCGCCAGGAGGCGGTCCTGGACAGCCCGGACGACCTCCACATCCTCATGACCTCGGGCGGTGTGGCCGCCGACCTGCGGGGGCTGGGCCGCTACAGCGAGGCCGCGGAACGCGACCGCCGGAACTACGAGCGGCTCTTCGAACTGTTCGGTGAGGACCACCCGCGCAGCCTCGTGGCGGCCAACAACTACGCCGTCTGCCTGCGGGTGCTGGGGCAGTACGCGGACGCCCTGCGGCTGGACCGCAAGACGATGGAGATGCGGAAGAAGATCCTCGGTTCCGAGCACGCGTACACCCGGGAATCGACGATCAGCCACGCCCGCGATCTCCTGGACTGCGGTGACTACGCGGGCGCGGAGCACCAGTTGCGGCGTACCTACCAGAGCTGTCTCGACAACCGGCAGTTCGGGCCGTCCTCCCCCACCACGGTCAACGCCGGCAAGGCCCTGGCGGGCGCGCTGCGCCGGCTGGGGCGGGCGCAGGAGGCGGAGGAGCTGACCCGTGCGGTGCTCGCCGCCCTCCCCGCCGAGGAGGGGTCGGCGTCACCCAACCGGCTGCTGCTCCAGCTGGGGCTGGCCGGCGCGCTGGGCGCCCAGGGCCGTACCGAGGAGGCCCTCGAACTGGCCCGCCGGGTCCTGGACGACTGCCGTCGCTTCTTCCACGACCAGCACCCCTACACCGCGGCCTGCTACGCGAACCTGGCCGTGCTCCTCTGCTCGGCGAACGAGGCGGCCTCCTCCCTGGCGCACGCCGAGCAGGCGGCGCGGGCCTTCGCCGAGATCTTCGACGACGACCACCCGTTCACCCTGATGTGCGGGATGAACGTGGCCAACGCCCAGGCGGCGCTGGGTCAGCGGGAGATCGCCCGCGCGACCTACGAGTCGGTGCTGGACCGGATCCGTGATGTCCTCGACGACGACCAGCACCCCGCTCCCCTGGTCTGCGCCGCCAACCTCGCGGTGGTGCTGAACGAGCTGGGGGAGACCGAGGCCGCCGAGCGACTGCGCGAGGAGGTGCTGGGCGCCCTCACCGCCCGGCTCGGCGCCGACCATCCCCGCGCCCTGGCGCTGCGCGAGTGGAGGCGATCGGGCTGGGAGTTCGACCCCGAGCCGATCTGAGGCGCAGTGTGATCGGATTCTCGATCCCCCCGGCCGCGGTGCCGGGATCGGGACGTGCCGCGCAGGTCCCACACCCGTGAGGCCGAGGTGGTGACCACCCGGCCGACGGCCGTGCGCGGGGCCGAGGCCGACCGGGCACCCCCCAGCCACCTCACCACCCCGCCCTACCCCCGGGTACAGTGTCCCGGTCGTCATCACTCACCCGTTCAGGGGAAAGCCGGTGCAATTCCGGCGCTGACCCGCAACCGTGATCCGGTCCCCGCGTCCCGCCCCCCGTGGCGGGCGAGTCCGAGGCCGGTGAGCCGGACCGCCCTGGACGGACGTGACCGGCTCACGTGTCCCGGCAGCCTGCCGGAGCACGGCACCGTCGAGGTATACGGAGCCGAGCCGCCCGGGGGGGTCCTCCCGTGCTGTCCGGCTCCCCACAGGGAGAGGGCACCCGCCGATCATGAACGTCCGCCGCAGCGCAGCGGCCCTGGCCGCCACCGTCGTGCTCGGCGCGGCCGCGCCCGCCATGGCCGCCGACTCACCGTCCCCGTCGCCGTCGGCGTCCCTCCCCGAGGGGCTGTACGGCACCACCGACCCGACGTACGACGGGGTCTGGCGCCAGTCCCTCGCGCTGCTCGCCCAGCACACCGCGAAGGTGCGGCCCGCCGCGTCCGCCGTGGACTGGCTGACCGGGCAGCAGTGCGCGAACGGGGCGTTCGCCGCCTACCGCGCCGACACCGCCAAGGCGTGCGACGCCAAGGTGATGGTCGACAGCAACAGCACCGCCGCCGCCGTGCAGGCCCTGACGGCCCTCGGCGGTCACGACGACGTCACCGGCAAGGCCGTCACCTGGCTGAAGTCCGTGCAGAACAAGGACGGCGGCTGGGGCTACACCCCGGGCGGCGCCAGCGACACCAACTCGACGTCGGTCGTCGTCGGCGCGCTGGCCGCCGCCGGCGAGAAGCCGGCCGAGGTGACCAGGGACGGCAAGTCGCCGTACGACGCCCTGCTCTCCCTCGCGCTGCCCTGCGAGGGCGACGACGCGGGCGCGTTCGCCTACCAGCCGGACAAGAAGGGCAGGCTGGCCGCCAACGCCGACGCCACCGCGGCCGGGGTGATCGGCGCGCTCGGCAAGGGGCTCGTCACGAGCGCCGGCGAGAAGGCCGACGCCACCTGCGCGAAGGCCGGCTCCCCCGAGCAGGCCGCCGCCAACGGCGCCGCCTATCTGACGCGGGTCCTCGCGAAGGACGGGCACCTGGTCTCCGCTCTGCCCGGCGCCGACGACCAGCCGGACTACGGCAACACGGCCGACGCGGTCGTCGCGCTCGCCGCGCAGGGCGGGGCCGGGGCCGCCGCGAAGCCCCTGAAGTGGCTGGAGGGCAACGCCGCCGCGTGGGCCGCGCAGAACGGCCCCGCCGCCTACGCCCAGCTGATCTTCGCCGCGCACGCCACCGGCACCGACCCGCGCGCCTTCGGCGGCACCGACCTGGTCGCGAAGCTGAACGCGACCGGCCCGGCCCCGCAGAAGGCGGCCGCGAAGAGCGCGGACACCCAGGAGGACAAGGACGACGACAGCCCGTTCGGCGTCTGGTGGTACATCGGTGTCTTCCTCGTCGTCGGCGTCGGCATCGGCTTCCTGCTGAGCCACCGCACCAAGGGCGGGCGGGCGTGATCCGGCGCGCCCTCGCGGTCCTGCTGGCCGCGCTGGTCCTCACGGCCGGCGCGGCCCAGGCCGCCCAGGCCGCCGGGTACCGCTACTGGTCGTTCTGGGACCGTGACGGCGACTCCTGGTCGTACGCCACCCTCGGCCCCTCGCTGTCCCGCCCCGACGACGGCGATGTCCAGGGGTTCCGCTTCGCCGTGAGCGAGGACTCGAAGGACGCCACGCGGCCCCGGGGCGCGGCCGAGTTCTCGGTGATCTGCGCCCGTACGCCCGCGCGGGACGGCAAGAAGCGCGTCGCGCTCGTCCTGGACTTCGGTACGGCCGCCGACGCCCCGTCGGGCGAGCGGCCGCCTGCCCGGCGCACCGTCTGCGCGCGGGTCGACCCGGACGCCACGACCGCGGACGCCCTGGCGGCCGTCGCCGGTCCGCTGCGGTACGACTCCAACGCCCTGCTGTGCGCGATCGACGGCTACCCGCGCAAGGGCTGCGGGGAGCAGGTCGCGCAGGGCGAGAAGCCGGCGGGCACCGGGAGCACGGCGGCCACCGAGCCGGACGACGACCCGGAGGGCGGTGCGTCGGTCGGTCTCGTCGCCGGTGTGGCGGCGGTCGTGGTCCTCGCGAGCGCGGCCGTCTGGCAGGCACGACGGCGGCGCGGCTGATGGCAGGGGGGCGCGGCGGTACGCGGAGCGGGGGTGGCCCGGAGGGGGCGGTCGCCCCCTCCCCGGCCGTGCCCGACGCTGGGCGGGCCGTTCGCGACCCCCTGCACCCCGGCGCCTGGTGGGTGTGGGCGCTGGCGCTGGGCACCGCGGCGACCCGCACCACCAATCCGCTGCTGCTCGCCCTGCTCACCGCGACGTCCGCCTATGTGGTGGCGAGCTGCCGCCCGGACGCCCCCTGGGCCCGTTCCTACGGCGCCTTCGTCAAGCTCGCCCTCGCCGTCCTCGTGATCCGGCTGTTCTTCGCGGTGGCCCTCGGCTCCCCCATCCCCGGCACCCATGTGCTCGTCACCCTGCCCGAGGTGGCCCTGCCCGACTGGGCGCAGGGCATCCGGCTGGGCGGCCGGGTCACCGCCGAGACCCTGGTCAGGGCCCTGTACGAGGGTCTGAAGCTGGCCACGCTGCTCATCTGCGTGGGCGCGGCGAACTCCCTCGCCAACCCGGCGCGGCTGCTGAAGTCCCTGCCGGGCGCCCTGTACGAGATGGGGGTCGCGGTGGTCGTGGCCCTGACGTACGCCCCTCATCTGATCGCCGACATGCAGCGTCTGCGGGCCGCCCGGCGGCTGCGCGGGCGGCCCGACCGGGGGCTGCGCGGCCTGGTCCAGGTCGGGTTGCCGGTGCTGGAGGGCGCGCTGGAGCGTTCGGTCGCGCTGGCCGCCGCGATGGACGCGCGCGGCTACGGCCGCACCGCCGACGTCCCCGTCCGGGTGCGGCGTACGACCGCCGCGCTCACCCTGGGCGGGCTGCTCGGCGTGTGCGCGGGCACGTACGGGCTGCTGACCGCGGCGGGCGGCACCTACGGGCTGCCGGTGCTGCTGGCCGGTCTGGCGGCGGCGCTGGCGGGGCTGCGGCTGGGCGGGCGCCGCTCCCCGCGCACCCGGTACCGGCCCGACCGCTGGGGGCCGCGCGCCTGGCTGGTCGCCGGGTCCGGCGCGGCCGTCGCCGCTCTGCTGACCCTGGCGGCGAGCCGTGAGCCGGGGGCCCTGAACCCGGGTGTGGTGCCGCTGGTGGCGCCCGCCCTTCCGCTGTGGCCGGCGGCGGCCGTCCTGATCGGGCTGCTCCCGGCGTTCGTCAGCCCCGCACCGAGGAAGCCCGCACCGAGGAAGCCGGCGCCGCGCGGTGCCGCCGCCCGCGAGGAGTCGTCGTGATCCGCTTCGAGAACGTCTCCGTGACCTACGACGGGGCCGCCGCGCCCACCGTGGACGGCGTGGACCTCGTGGTGCCCGAGGGGGAGCTGGTGCTGCTCGTCGGGCCGTCGGGGGTGGGCAAGTCGACCGTGCTGAACGCGGTCAGCGGGCTCGTGCCGCACTTCACGGGCGGCACCCTGCGCGGCCGGGTCACGGTGGCCGGCCGGGACACCCGCACCCACAAGCCGCGTGAACTCGCCGACGTGGTGGGCACGGTGGGCCAGGACCCGCTCTCGCACTTCGTGACCGACACCGTCGAGGAGGAGCTGGCCTACGGCATGGAGTCGCTGGGGCTGG encodes:
- the fxsT gene encoding FxSxx-COOH system tetratricopeptide repeat protein — protein: MTDENGAGETTGTPAQEPEEPAAGKVVTFYSYKGGTGRTMSLANTAWILASGGKRVLVVDWDLDAPGLDRFLHPFLDRDRLRSASGIIDLFLHFNQTVLEQRRQPESHPEDDWVAAEAAWVDSQARFNHCVIPLDWKFPGGGRLDYVSPGTQNKEYLSAYSQFDWMRFLDHTWHGPVFVRALKHELTQNYDYVLIDSRTGLSDVSDVCTVLLPDALVVAFTPSSQGMDGAHAVAQKIDTLYGYRGIRIIPVPMRVEDANGEADRLEAAREQMRAKFADIVRRHCTLDAQEYWGKVEIPYRPFYAYEELLAPFRDAPGRPTSMLAACERLTEVISDGEVTALPPMDDAERKRVLALYKRPRPLEDTEVRVSFVPEDRTWADWIEFTLKSVGFRVQLLPQGTPAAAERAGTGRAAGPSTRSLAVLSHAYRKFMAARGGRDMADSLEQAENPRGPVAVRVDDVRLSAPFSDRTAADLTRCGADEDAARQVLLNAVEAPTQPLFSPVTASDGGPRFPGAEPAVQSLPIRNPSFTGRERLLEHLRDRLRAGNGTVLLRGMGGVGKTMLALEFAHRYKGDYDVVWHIQADQRNLAVEQYAQLAGPLGVGERKNPTATATVVKEALGLGRPYSRWLLILDNVEHVSDLSDLLVSGKSGHILVTSQRAEGWERYAEITDVGVFEREESVAHLKRRLTECSTEEADEVAAALGDLPLAVEHAAAVLRETGLQTQEYVKLLERQPAVDAQGPSPEDRLLDVSKTWRVAIEQLYESFPPAVQLLKLAAWFSPGPISLDLLQSTQIAQALSGRASEGFRPRPLDGTEMIARAFQELSRLSLATVDRKSRSLQVHRLVQMSVRSNMTEEEQETMRDAVFRTLVAARPEQDDPEDHNTWERYRIIWPHLGTKWALTTPDYGIRKLIVDRVRQLRRRGELKQAYELSTRVHEGWVEHSGEEDRWVLHMGFQIGNVLRAQGRYQEALDMDMDVLRRQEAVLDSPDDLHILMTSGGVAADLRGLGRYSEAAERDRRNYERLFELFGEDHPRSLVAANNYAVCLRVLGQYADALRLDRKTMEMRKKILGSEHAYTRESTISHARDLLDCGDYAGAEHQLRRTYQSCLDNRQFGPSSPTTVNAGKALAGALRRLGRAQEAEELTRAVLAALPAEEGSASPNRLLLQLGLAGALGAQGRTEEALELARRVLDDCRRFFHDQHPYTAACYANLAVLLCSANEAASSLAHAEQAARAFAEIFDDDHPFTLMCGMNVANAQAALGQREIARATYESVLDRIRDVLDDDQHPAPLVCAANLAVVLNELGETEAAERLREEVLGALTARLGADHPRALALREWRRSGWEFDPEPI
- a CDS encoding prenyltransferase/squalene oxidase repeat-containing protein yields the protein MNVRRSAAALAATVVLGAAAPAMAADSPSPSPSASLPEGLYGTTDPTYDGVWRQSLALLAQHTAKVRPAASAVDWLTGQQCANGAFAAYRADTAKACDAKVMVDSNSTAAAVQALTALGGHDDVTGKAVTWLKSVQNKDGGWGYTPGGASDTNSTSVVVGALAAAGEKPAEVTRDGKSPYDALLSLALPCEGDDAGAFAYQPDKKGRLAANADATAAGVIGALGKGLVTSAGEKADATCAKAGSPEQAAANGAAYLTRVLAKDGHLVSALPGADDQPDYGNTADAVVALAAQGGAGAAAKPLKWLEGNAAAWAAQNGPAAYAQLIFAAHATGTDPRAFGGTDLVAKLNATGPAPQKAAAKSADTQEDKDDDSPFGVWWYIGVFLVVGVGIGFLLSHRTKGGRA
- a CDS encoding SCO2322 family protein, which encodes MIRRALAVLLAALVLTAGAAQAAQAAGYRYWSFWDRDGDSWSYATLGPSLSRPDDGDVQGFRFAVSEDSKDATRPRGAAEFSVICARTPARDGKKRVALVLDFGTAADAPSGERPPARRTVCARVDPDATTADALAAVAGPLRYDSNALLCAIDGYPRKGCGEQVAQGEKPAGTGSTAATEPDDDPEGGASVGLVAGVAAVVVLASAAVWQARRRRG
- a CDS encoding energy-coupling factor transporter transmembrane component T, with amino-acid sequence MAGGRGGTRSGGGPEGAVAPSPAVPDAGRAVRDPLHPGAWWVWALALGTAATRTTNPLLLALLTATSAYVVASCRPDAPWARSYGAFVKLALAVLVIRLFFAVALGSPIPGTHVLVTLPEVALPDWAQGIRLGGRVTAETLVRALYEGLKLATLLICVGAANSLANPARLLKSLPGALYEMGVAVVVALTYAPHLIADMQRLRAARRLRGRPDRGLRGLVQVGLPVLEGALERSVALAAAMDARGYGRTADVPVRVRRTTAALTLGGLLGVCAGTYGLLTAAGGTYGLPVLLAGLAAALAGLRLGGRRSPRTRYRPDRWGPRAWLVAGSGAAVAALLTLAASREPGALNPGVVPLVAPALPLWPAAAVLIGLLPAFVSPAPRKPAPRKPAPRGAAAREESS